In Xanthomonas sp. SI, the following are encoded in one genomic region:
- a CDS encoding OprO/OprP family phosphate-selective porin: MKLSRTLLSAAVLTAVFAPAAHAEIAIDVIGGSEVSFEGLVQADGNWYDNDVQDLNGTTGNNGKNSEFGIRRAELVVKGKGPGNFEWVAGYDASVLRESANNGTTVRSTGKFLDNNIKYKFGGNANNFLQLGQYKQPNSLEELSSTKNNDFISKASVTNTYAVSRRLGGAVGYGDNNWSVVGSVFGRELSRNLAHGSGYGARGTFAPINEAGNILHFGLSYVNYDTDADTLRLRARPDADLASVRLVDSGNLTNTDRIGVIGGEAMWVSGPFKTQAEYYNAKVERYGSSDNYSSDGWYLSGVWNITGETWGYKAGVPTTPLPNEPASGMWQLGVRYDSIDMNDGDLIARPVGAPLVDGVLGGKMSTWTVGANWYWRSNFKLALNYVMVDSSKYSSTTRGNVSDKPNILEARAQFYW; the protein is encoded by the coding sequence ATGAAACTGTCTCGCACCCTCCTCTCGGCAGCCGTGCTCACCGCCGTGTTCGCGCCTGCCGCGCACGCCGAAATCGCCATCGACGTGATCGGCGGTTCGGAAGTCTCCTTCGAAGGCCTGGTCCAGGCCGACGGCAACTGGTACGACAACGACGTCCAGGACCTCAACGGCACCACCGGCAACAACGGCAAGAACTCCGAGTTCGGCATCCGCCGCGCCGAGCTGGTAGTCAAGGGCAAGGGCCCGGGCAATTTCGAGTGGGTTGCCGGCTACGATGCCAGCGTCCTGCGCGAGTCGGCCAACAACGGCACCACCGTGCGCAGCACCGGCAAGTTCCTGGACAACAACATCAAGTACAAGTTCGGCGGCAACGCCAACAACTTCCTGCAGCTCGGCCAGTACAAGCAGCCCAACAGCCTGGAAGAACTGTCCAGCACCAAGAACAACGACTTCATCTCCAAGGCCTCGGTCACCAACACCTACGCGGTGTCGCGTCGGCTCGGCGGCGCGGTCGGCTACGGCGACAACAACTGGAGCGTGGTCGGCAGCGTGTTCGGCCGCGAGCTGAGCCGCAACCTGGCGCACGGCAGCGGCTACGGCGCGCGTGGCACCTTCGCGCCGATCAACGAGGCGGGCAACATCCTGCACTTCGGCCTGAGCTACGTGAACTACGACACCGACGCCGACACGCTGCGCCTGCGCGCGCGTCCGGACGCCGACCTGGCCTCGGTGCGCCTGGTCGACAGCGGCAACCTGACCAACACCGACCGCATCGGCGTGATCGGCGGCGAAGCGATGTGGGTCAGCGGCCCGTTCAAGACCCAGGCCGAGTACTACAACGCCAAGGTCGAGCGCTACGGCTCCAGCGACAACTACAGCAGCGACGGCTGGTACCTCAGCGGCGTGTGGAACATCACCGGCGAGACCTGGGGCTACAAGGCCGGCGTGCCGACCACCCCGCTGCCGAACGAGCCGGCCAGCGGCATGTGGCAGCTGGGCGTGCGCTACGACAGCATCGATATGAACGACGGCGACCTGATCGCGCGTCCGGTCGGCGCACCGCTGGTCGACGGCGTGCTCGGCGGCAAGATGAGCACCTGGACGGTCGGCGCCAACTGGTACTGGCGTTCCAACTTCAAGCTGGCGCTGAACTACGTGATGGTGGACAGCAGCAAGTACAGCAGCACCACCCGCGGCAACGTCAGCGACAAGCCGAACATCCTCGAAGCGCGCGCGCAGTTCTACTGGTAA